A window of the Gemmatirosa kalamazoonensis genome harbors these coding sequences:
- a CDS encoding chemotaxis protein CheD has translation MSPQAGDLVVGMADLRLARGATRLVTYALGSCLGITVWDPVARVGGLLHVMLPDSGIDAGKAARNPAMFVDTGVPLLFRQSYELGARKERIVVRVAGGAHHGAVEHDDPFEIGKRNFLMLRRLLWKNDVLLKSHDVGGWQTSRTMRLDLVTGEVTVKANGRTSTL, from the coding sequence GTGAGCCCGCAGGCGGGCGACCTCGTGGTGGGCATGGCGGATCTGCGCCTCGCCCGTGGTGCGACGCGCCTCGTGACGTACGCGCTCGGGAGCTGCCTGGGCATCACCGTGTGGGATCCGGTGGCGCGCGTCGGCGGGCTGCTGCACGTCATGCTGCCCGACTCCGGCATCGACGCCGGCAAGGCCGCGCGCAACCCGGCGATGTTCGTCGACACGGGCGTGCCGCTGCTGTTCCGCCAGAGCTACGAGCTCGGCGCGCGCAAGGAGCGCATCGTCGTGCGCGTGGCCGGCGGCGCGCACCACGGCGCCGTCGAGCACGACGATCCGTTCGAGATCGGCAAGCGCAACTTCCTCATGCTGCGCCGGCTGCTGTGGAAGAACGACGTGCTCCTGAAGTCCCACGACGTCGGCGGGTGGCAGACGTCGCGCACGATGCGGCTCGACCTCGTCACCGGCGAGGTCACCGTGAAGGCGAACGGCCGGACCTCCACCCTGTGA
- a CDS encoding CheR family methyltransferase: protein MTFAVALDPSLSADEFRAIGALAYDIAGIVLPPGKEGLVRARLARRLRALGAASYDEYLDLVRDPAGDELSAMIDALTTNKTEFFRERAHFDFLAREVLPTLGTGPLRVWSAGCSTGEEPYTLAMVLRDALPDLGLRDVRVLGTDVSRRVLAHAKGGVYADAAARALPQDVRRRHFVRHPDGWQVNGPLRALVTFARLNLMAPWPMRGPFHAIFCRNVMIYFDRATQQRLVERFTALLAPGGHLFVGHAESLTAIDHDLTYVQPAVYRR, encoded by the coding sequence GTGACGTTCGCCGTCGCGCTCGATCCGTCGCTGAGCGCGGACGAGTTCCGCGCCATCGGCGCGCTCGCCTACGACATCGCCGGGATCGTGCTGCCGCCGGGGAAGGAGGGCCTCGTGCGCGCGCGGCTCGCGCGCCGGCTGCGCGCGCTCGGCGCCGCGTCGTACGACGAGTACCTCGACCTCGTGCGCGATCCCGCCGGCGACGAGCTCTCGGCGATGATCGACGCGCTGACGACGAACAAGACGGAGTTCTTCCGCGAGCGCGCGCACTTCGATTTCCTCGCGCGCGAGGTGCTGCCGACGCTCGGCACCGGCCCGCTGCGCGTGTGGAGCGCGGGGTGCTCCACGGGCGAGGAGCCGTACACCCTCGCCATGGTGCTGCGCGACGCGCTGCCGGATCTCGGGCTGCGCGACGTGCGCGTGCTCGGCACCGACGTGTCGCGCCGCGTGCTCGCCCACGCGAAGGGCGGCGTGTACGCCGATGCCGCTGCGCGCGCGCTGCCGCAGGACGTGCGCCGCCGCCACTTCGTGCGCCATCCCGACGGCTGGCAGGTGAACGGGCCGCTCCGCGCGCTCGTCACGTTCGCGCGGCTGAACCTGATGGCGCCGTGGCCGATGCGCGGCCCGTTCCACGCCATCTTCTGCCGCAACGTGATGATCTACTTCGACCGCGCCACGCAGCAGCGGCTCGTGGAGCGGTTCACTGCGCTGCTCGCACCGGGCGGCCACCTGTTCGTCGGGCACGCCGAGAGCCTGACGGCGATCGACCACGACCTCACGTACGTCCAGCCCGCGGTGTACCGGCGGTGA
- a CDS encoding chemotaxis protein CheW — protein sequence MTAPNAMTDARPRGGKFLTFFLGDEEYGAEILKVQEIIGMQPITRVPRTPAFVRGVINLRGKVIPIVDLRERFGMPPLEVEGDAGAQRCIVVVHVAAASAVVPMGVVVDRVSEVAAVGESDVEDAPSFGAGVRTEYLLGLAKAPTADGQGRVRLLLDIDRVLAADELAAVAGAAE from the coding sequence ATGACCGCGCCTAACGCCATGACCGACGCGCGTCCGCGCGGGGGCAAGTTCCTCACGTTCTTCCTCGGCGACGAGGAGTACGGTGCCGAGATCCTGAAGGTGCAGGAGATCATCGGCATGCAGCCGATCACGCGCGTGCCGCGCACGCCGGCGTTCGTGCGCGGCGTCATCAACCTGCGCGGCAAGGTCATTCCGATCGTCGACCTGCGCGAGCGCTTCGGCATGCCGCCACTCGAGGTCGAGGGCGACGCGGGCGCGCAGCGGTGCATCGTCGTCGTGCACGTCGCGGCGGCGAGCGCCGTGGTGCCGATGGGCGTCGTGGTGGACCGCGTGAGCGAGGTCGCCGCCGTCGGCGAGTCCGACGTGGAGGACGCGCCGAGCTTCGGCGCCGGCGTGCGCACGGAGTATCTGCTCGGCCTCGCGAAGGCGCCGACCGCCGACGGGCAGGGACGCGTGCGCCTGCTGCTCGACATCGACCGCGTGCTCGCCGCCGACGAGCTGGCGGCCGTCGCCGGCGCGGCCGAGTGA
- a CDS encoding HAMP domain-containing methyl-accepting chemotaxis protein → MTWLARVRLRTKFHFAFGAVLAALAAVGATSLVKLRTTDSAAEAVSRKWLPAIGTIGEMHMQLLTMRIKELKVVIATSAHERDSSLTLLAAARDSVHRLADFYASLGGDDGDRALLAKQRATVDGYLAAARDVAALAAAGRMAAADSLMRGRSQAELSAAQATNAELRAFALASAARRMAETKHAFGSARVIVLALLAVGLALGLAFAVVLTRTITGAVEAVRARAERLRSVCVTHLGDALRGLAHGDLSLEITTSTEPLAVTSNDELGDLTRTINGMIEQTRATAEAYGAARAMLRATLAQTERVVASARAGDLSARAEAASLEGAFRGLAEGLNATLDAVVAPMEASAATLERLADRDLSARVEGDFPGDHARVQRAVNGALDALVTALDEVRVASEQVASAGVQISAGSETLAGGVSEQAASLEEVSASVAELATMTERTTANAHEARALAGEARTRSAAGAESMTRLASALDDIRRSADETAKIVKTIDEIAFQTNLLALNAAVEAARAGDAGRGFAVVADEVRALAQRSADAARQTAAIIERSQSQALAGTRLGLEAGDHFARLTDGVARTDDVMAEIAAAAQRQAEGVRQINASLEQMNGVTQQTAANAEESSAAAAELSGQAARLQQVVGAFRLAARHSSESTPPRVERPRTPATNRLASLLPLR, encoded by the coding sequence ATGACCTGGCTCGCCCGGGTGCGGCTGCGCACCAAGTTCCACTTCGCGTTCGGCGCGGTGCTCGCGGCGCTCGCCGCGGTCGGCGCGACGAGCCTCGTGAAGCTCCGCACCACCGACTCGGCGGCCGAGGCGGTGTCGCGAAAGTGGCTGCCCGCGATCGGCACGATCGGCGAGATGCACATGCAGCTCCTCACGATGCGCATCAAGGAGCTGAAGGTCGTCATCGCGACGTCGGCGCACGAGCGCGACTCGAGCCTGACGCTCCTCGCCGCCGCGCGCGACTCGGTGCACCGTCTCGCCGACTTCTACGCGTCGCTCGGCGGCGACGATGGCGACCGTGCGCTCCTCGCGAAGCAGCGCGCCACCGTCGATGGGTACCTCGCCGCGGCGCGCGACGTCGCCGCGCTCGCCGCCGCAGGCCGCATGGCCGCCGCGGACTCGCTCATGCGCGGGCGCTCGCAGGCCGAGCTCTCCGCCGCGCAGGCGACGAACGCCGAGCTCCGCGCGTTCGCGCTCGCGAGCGCGGCACGACGCATGGCGGAGACGAAGCACGCGTTCGGCTCCGCGCGCGTGATCGTGCTCGCGCTGCTCGCGGTCGGCCTCGCGCTCGGCCTCGCGTTCGCGGTGGTGCTCACGCGTACGATCACCGGCGCGGTGGAAGCGGTGCGCGCGCGCGCCGAGCGTCTGCGCTCCGTGTGCGTCACGCACCTCGGCGACGCGCTGCGCGGGCTCGCGCACGGCGACCTGTCGCTCGAGATCACGACGTCCACGGAGCCGCTCGCGGTGACGTCGAACGACGAGCTCGGAGATCTCACGCGGACGATCAACGGCATGATCGAGCAGACGCGCGCGACGGCGGAGGCGTACGGCGCGGCGCGCGCCATGCTCCGCGCCACGCTCGCGCAGACCGAGCGCGTCGTCGCCAGCGCGCGCGCCGGCGACCTGTCCGCGCGCGCGGAGGCGGCGTCGCTCGAGGGCGCGTTCCGCGGCCTCGCCGAGGGGCTCAACGCCACGCTCGACGCGGTGGTCGCGCCCATGGAGGCGTCGGCCGCGACGCTCGAGCGGCTGGCCGACCGCGACCTCTCGGCGCGCGTCGAGGGCGACTTCCCCGGCGACCACGCGCGCGTGCAGCGCGCCGTGAACGGCGCCCTCGACGCGCTCGTCACCGCGCTCGACGAGGTGCGCGTGGCGAGCGAGCAGGTCGCGTCGGCGGGCGTGCAGATCTCCGCCGGCAGCGAGACGCTCGCCGGCGGCGTGAGCGAGCAGGCGGCGAGCCTCGAGGAGGTCTCGGCGAGCGTCGCCGAGCTCGCGACGATGACCGAGCGCACGACGGCGAACGCGCACGAGGCCCGCGCGCTCGCCGGCGAGGCCCGCACGCGCAGCGCGGCCGGCGCCGAGAGCATGACGCGCCTCGCCTCCGCGCTCGACGACATCCGCCGCTCGGCCGACGAGACGGCGAAGATCGTGAAGACGATCGACGAGATCGCGTTCCAGACGAACCTCCTCGCGCTGAACGCGGCCGTCGAAGCGGCGCGCGCCGGCGACGCGGGCCGCGGCTTCGCCGTCGTCGCCGACGAGGTGCGCGCGCTCGCGCAGCGCTCCGCCGACGCCGCGCGACAGACGGCGGCGATCATCGAGCGCAGCCAGTCGCAGGCGCTCGCCGGCACGCGGCTCGGGCTCGAGGCCGGCGATCACTTCGCGCGCCTCACCGACGGCGTCGCGCGCACCGACGACGTGATGGCGGAGATCGCGGCCGCCGCGCAGCGCCAGGCGGAGGGCGTCAGGCAGATCAACGCGTCGCTCGAGCAGATGAACGGCGTCACGCAGCAGACCGCGGCGAACGCCGAGGAGAGCTCCGCGGCCGCCGCCGAGCTGTCGGGGCAGGCGGCGCGGCTGCAGCAGGTCGTCGGCGCGTTCCGCCTCGCCGCGCGCCACTCGTCGGAGTCCACGCCGCCCCGAGTCGAGCGGCCGCGCACTCCCGCCACCAACCGGCTCGCCTCGCTCCTCCCGCTCCGATGA
- a CDS encoding chemotaxis protein CheA, translating into MESLSDVVSLLLQLEPDDREELARVRELLAELAFENRVSIAAQPTVARAVRLLAPLAAGTADDPGAAFAELTALVETLLEPDAEVSAVAAPSEASCAPEVLSDDLDAELCRDFLTESRECLTAAEAALLALEQSPDDAEAVNTVFRAFHTVKGTSAFLGLARVSAFAHEAESLLARVRDRVTPYDPACADLALRSADMLRALLEAVDDALRAGGAGCPVACPDGYDALVAAMSPTAAPGAARGLVPNTVAEDPAEASHGERRRGDRRHADRRADDASSVRVRTDRLDRLIDLVGELVIAHSMIAGDEALGSRGAEHHELAKKIGHAGKIVRELQDLGMSMRMVPLKPTFQKLARLVRDGAAKLGKDVELVTEGEDTEIDRTLVDILGDPLVHMVRNALDHGLETPDDRERAGKRRQGRIRLAAYHAGGSVVVELHDDGRGLSRERILHRAIERGLVDADRPLSDADVFQLIFAPGFSTAEVITDVSGRGVGMDVVKRNIDAVRGRVEISSTPGQGTTFLLRLPLTLAVTDGMLVRVGDERYVVPLTNIHMSFRPEPSMLQTVAGRGEMAMLRGEVMPVVRLHRLFAVAGAAEDPSRALLMIVGDGGRKSALLVDELLGQQQVVAKSLGEGLARVRGVAGGAILGDGRVGLILDVPEICAIAEGADPGAARRAVA; encoded by the coding sequence ATGGAATCGCTTTCCGACGTCGTCTCGCTGCTGCTCCAGCTCGAGCCGGACGATCGCGAGGAGCTCGCGCGAGTGCGCGAGCTGCTCGCAGAGCTGGCCTTCGAGAACCGCGTCTCCATCGCCGCGCAGCCGACGGTCGCGCGCGCCGTGCGCCTGCTCGCCCCGCTCGCCGCCGGCACCGCCGACGATCCGGGGGCCGCGTTCGCCGAGCTCACCGCGCTCGTCGAGACGCTGCTCGAGCCCGACGCGGAGGTCTCCGCCGTCGCCGCGCCGAGCGAGGCGAGCTGCGCGCCCGAGGTTCTCTCGGACGATCTCGACGCGGAGCTCTGTCGCGATTTCCTCACGGAGAGCCGCGAGTGCCTCACCGCCGCCGAGGCCGCGCTGCTTGCGCTCGAGCAGTCGCCCGACGACGCGGAGGCGGTGAACACCGTCTTCCGTGCGTTCCACACGGTGAAGGGGACGTCGGCGTTCCTCGGCCTCGCGCGCGTGAGCGCGTTCGCGCACGAGGCGGAGTCGCTGCTCGCGCGCGTGCGCGACCGCGTGACGCCGTACGACCCCGCGTGTGCCGACCTCGCGCTCCGGTCGGCGGACATGCTGCGGGCGTTGCTCGAGGCGGTCGACGACGCGCTCCGCGCCGGGGGGGCAGGATGCCCGGTCGCGTGTCCCGACGGATACGACGCGCTCGTCGCCGCGATGTCGCCGACAGCCGCGCCGGGCGCGGCGCGCGGCCTGGTGCCCAACACCGTGGCCGAGGACCCGGCCGAGGCGTCGCACGGCGAGCGCCGTCGCGGCGACCGCCGTCACGCGGACCGCCGCGCGGACGACGCGTCGAGCGTTCGCGTGCGCACCGACCGTCTCGACCGGCTCATCGACCTCGTCGGCGAGCTGGTGATCGCGCACTCCATGATCGCCGGCGACGAGGCGTTAGGCAGCCGCGGCGCCGAGCACCACGAGCTGGCGAAGAAGATCGGGCACGCCGGCAAGATCGTGCGCGAGCTGCAGGACCTCGGCATGTCGATGCGCATGGTCCCGCTGAAGCCGACGTTCCAGAAGCTCGCGCGGCTCGTGCGCGACGGCGCCGCGAAGCTCGGCAAGGACGTCGAGCTCGTGACGGAGGGCGAGGACACCGAGATCGACCGCACGCTCGTCGACATTCTCGGCGATCCGCTCGTGCACATGGTGCGCAACGCGCTCGATCACGGCCTCGAGACGCCGGACGATCGCGAGCGCGCCGGCAAGCGACGCCAGGGGCGCATCCGCCTCGCCGCCTACCACGCCGGGGGCAGCGTCGTCGTCGAGCTGCACGACGACGGGCGCGGCCTGTCGCGCGAGCGCATCCTGCACCGCGCCATCGAGCGCGGGCTCGTCGACGCCGACCGCCCGTTGAGCGACGCCGACGTCTTCCAGCTCATCTTCGCGCCCGGCTTCTCCACCGCCGAGGTGATCACCGACGTCTCCGGCCGCGGCGTCGGCATGGACGTCGTGAAGCGCAACATCGACGCGGTGCGCGGCCGCGTGGAGATCTCGTCGACGCCGGGGCAGGGGACGACGTTCCTCCTGCGGCTCCCGCTCACGCTCGCCGTCACCGACGGCATGCTCGTGCGCGTCGGCGACGAGCGCTACGTCGTGCCGCTCACGAACATCCACATGAGCTTCCGCCCCGAGCCGTCGATGCTGCAGACGGTGGCCGGTCGCGGCGAGATGGCCATGTTGCGCGGCGAGGTCATGCCCGTCGTCAGACTGCACCGGCTGTTCGCCGTCGCCGGCGCGGCCGAGGACCCGTCGCGCGCGCTGCTCATGATCGTCGGCGACGGCGGCCGCAAGAGCGCGCTGCTCGTCGACGAGCTGTTGGGCCAGCAGCAGGTCGTCGCGAAGTCGCTCGGCGAGGGGCTCGCGCGCGTGCGCGGCGTCGCCGGCGGCGCGATCCTCGGCGACGGCCGCGTGGGGCTCATTCTCGACGTCCCCGAGATCTGCGCGATCGCCGAGGGCGCCGATCCGGGAGCCGCCCGCCGCGCCGTCGCCTGA
- a CDS encoding response regulator, giving the protein MILLIEDDLVTCHIMTALLKRLRHPHVVAHNGAEANEAVSKYPVDLMIADLMLPDTNGLDLIEQILVRPHLQDIPVMFCTAHADPKTVERALAVGAVDFVKKPLNVDAFAGRIERALKRAPARWESWREMIKRLRVDSRTFQPLLTLARDQLAELVQTLGRIREQKATVEEIGREELSARVLGVRGAALNVGAVRTVQLIDFLWSGRGSEEDVNDLHAALVIELSAFEQALQSRTSSYFSAAAAGGFGR; this is encoded by the coding sequence GTGATTCTTCTCATCGAAGACGACCTCGTCACCTGCCACATCATGACGGCGCTGCTGAAGCGGCTCCGGCATCCGCACGTCGTGGCCCACAATGGCGCCGAGGCCAACGAGGCAGTGTCCAAGTATCCGGTCGATCTCATGATCGCCGACCTGATGCTGCCGGACACCAATGGCCTCGATCTCATCGAGCAGATCCTCGTGCGGCCGCACCTGCAGGACATCCCGGTCATGTTCTGCACCGCCCACGCCGACCCGAAGACGGTGGAGCGCGCGCTCGCCGTGGGCGCCGTGGACTTCGTGAAGAAACCGCTCAACGTCGACGCGTTCGCGGGGCGCATCGAGCGCGCGCTGAAGCGCGCGCCGGCGCGCTGGGAGTCGTGGCGCGAGATGATCAAGCGCCTGCGCGTCGACAGCCGCACGTTCCAGCCCCTGCTCACGCTCGCCCGCGACCAGCTCGCGGAGCTCGTGCAGACGTTAGGCCGCATCCGCGAGCAGAAGGCGACGGTGGAGGAGATCGGTCGCGAGGAGCTGTCGGCCCGCGTGCTCGGCGTGCGCGGCGCGGCGCTCAACGTCGGCGCCGTGCGCACGGTGCAGCTCATCGACTTCCTCTGGTCGGGGCGCGGCAGCGAGGAGGACGTCAACGACCTGCACGCCGCGCTCGTCATCGAGCTGAGCGCGTTCGAGCAGGCGCTCCAGAGTCGCACGTCGAGCTACTTCTCGGCCGCGGCGGCGGGCGGGTTCGGCCGGTAG
- a CDS encoding ATP-binding protein produces MIHDPVLAHEIRTPLHGVLAAAELLDDGALSAEQRGHVETIREAARALLALADDALTVGRDARDADATCDVRETVHGVSRLLAPAAAAKGLTLLTRIDLDVPAHVRAAAGPLRQILVNLVGNAVKYTATGGVTVRVRRDGASVALEVHDTGPGLPTPTPRAFEPAAPNGGAGLGLTIAAALVRRLGGTLEARSTPHEGTVFSFTVRAAVVASTAVTPSAATGDGPSAAATARLLVVDDDPVGRRVTAGLLARLGHRVDVAATVAEARAALDRATYDALFLDCALPDGDGCDVALALRRAEGNDAHTRIVALTASPDAAVHARCLDAGVDACLVKPADLADLAAALAPRAIDPATLDALARLENDAPGLLARVADDYARAADEALGALRRAIGAGDRRAAVEAAHRLRGSSASAGAAHAATLAGAVERAALRDARHVDASLLRALERAVVVAGEELQRANTR; encoded by the coding sequence ATGATCCACGACCCCGTGCTCGCCCACGAGATCCGCACCCCGCTGCACGGCGTGCTCGCCGCAGCGGAGCTGCTCGACGACGGCGCGCTGTCGGCCGAGCAGCGGGGGCACGTGGAGACGATCCGCGAGGCGGCGCGCGCCCTGCTCGCGCTCGCCGACGACGCGCTCACCGTGGGACGCGACGCGCGCGATGCCGACGCGACGTGCGACGTGCGCGAGACGGTGCACGGCGTCTCCCGGCTGCTCGCGCCGGCCGCCGCGGCGAAGGGGCTGACGCTGCTCACGCGCATCGACCTCGACGTGCCCGCGCACGTGCGCGCCGCCGCGGGGCCGCTGCGGCAGATCCTCGTGAACCTCGTCGGCAACGCCGTGAAGTACACGGCGACCGGCGGCGTCACGGTGCGCGTGCGCCGCGACGGCGCGTCGGTCGCGCTCGAGGTCCACGACACCGGCCCCGGCCTCCCCACGCCGACGCCGCGCGCGTTCGAGCCCGCCGCCCCGAACGGCGGCGCGGGACTCGGCCTAACGATCGCCGCGGCCCTCGTTAGGCGGCTCGGCGGCACCCTGGAGGCGCGTTCGACGCCGCACGAGGGCACGGTGTTCTCGTTCACCGTTCGAGCCGCCGTCGTCGCTTCCACCGCGGTCACCCCGAGCGCAGCGACGGGCGACGGACCCTCTGCCGCAGCGACTGCGAGGCTTCTCGTGGTCGACGATGATCCCGTCGGCCGCCGGGTGACCGCGGGCCTGCTCGCGCGCCTCGGCCACCGCGTGGACGTCGCGGCGACGGTGGCCGAGGCGCGCGCGGCGCTCGATCGCGCGACGTACGACGCGTTGTTCCTCGACTGCGCGCTCCCCGACGGCGACGGCTGCGACGTCGCGCTCGCGCTGCGCCGCGCGGAAGGGAACGACGCGCACACGCGCATCGTCGCGCTCACCGCGAGCCCCGACGCCGCGGTGCACGCCCGCTGCCTCGACGCCGGCGTCGACGCGTGCCTCGTGAAGCCCGCCGATCTGGCGGACCTCGCCGCCGCCCTCGCGCCGCGCGCCATCGATCCGGCGACGCTCGACGCGCTCGCCCGCTTGGAGAACGACGCGCCGGGGTTGCTCGCGCGCGTCGCCGACGACTACGCGCGGGCCGCCGACGAGGCGCTCGGTGCGCTGCGCCGCGCGATCGGCGCCGGCGACCGTCGCGCGGCGGTCGAAGCGGCGCATCGGCTGCGCGGGTCGAGCGCGAGCGCGGGCGCGGCGCATGCCGCGACGCTCGCCGGTGCCGTGGAGCGTGCCGCGCTTCGTGACGCGCGGCACGTCGACGCGTCGCTCCTGCGCGCGTTGGAGCGGGCGGTGGTGGTGGCCGGGGAGGAGCTCCAGCGCGCGAATACGCGTTAA
- a CDS encoding response regulator, producing MKFLVVDDSSTMRRIVVNSLQRIGFDNTIEAGDGREALEKFDPSVTFVITDWNMPNMTGTELARALRGRADGKQVPILMVTARSVRDDIIEAMEAGVNNYIVKPFTPQILKEKIDALLSVATAG from the coding sequence ATGAAGTTCCTGGTCGTCGACGACTCCTCCACGATGCGGCGCATCGTCGTGAACTCGCTGCAGCGCATCGGCTTCGACAACACGATCGAGGCGGGGGACGGTCGTGAGGCGCTGGAGAAGTTCGACCCGTCGGTGACGTTCGTCATCACCGACTGGAACATGCCGAACATGACGGGCACCGAGCTCGCCCGCGCGCTGCGCGGCCGCGCCGACGGCAAGCAGGTCCCGATCCTCATGGTGACCGCGCGCTCGGTGCGCGACGACATCATCGAGGCGATGGAGGCGGGCGTGAACAACTACATCGTGAAGCCGTTCACGCCGCAGATCCTCAAGGAGAAGATCGACGCGCTCCTGTCCGTCGCCACGGCGGGTTGA
- a CDS encoding flagellar biosynthesis anti-sigma factor FlgM — translation MKIQGQRSEALRPATQTPAVQGTTAEPKAQPAQGGTTGTGARRSDSVQISDAGRALSTGETSGSSSLTPERVAELRRRVLEGAYNANHVVSQVAQRILERGDV, via the coding sequence ATGAAAATTCAGGGTCAACGCAGTGAAGCGCTCCGTCCGGCGACGCAGACGCCGGCGGTGCAGGGCACGACGGCCGAGCCGAAGGCTCAGCCGGCACAGGGGGGGACGACGGGGACGGGCGCTCGCCGCTCGGACTCGGTCCAGATCTCCGACGCGGGGCGCGCGCTGTCGACCGGCGAGACGTCGGGCAGCTCATCGCTGACGCCGGAGCGTGTCGCGGAGCTGCGTCGACGCGTGCTCGAGGGTGCGTACAACGCGAACCACGTGGTGAGCCAGGTCGCGCAGCGGATCCTGGAGCGCGGTGACGTCTGA
- the fliS gene encoding flagellar export chaperone FliS, producing MSYPATTYTPSAPSMPFAPKTPVPVRRPTPVAARPTAYATQAARYRDAELGTATPGQLVVMLYDKMLLTLRRARIAFDAKQIEVRCEQILKAGEMIAELRASLDHQHGGAIAKQLDALYSFMLRELLAANRKQDARKIDGVIRMASELRDAFAQVVAGGAGATPVARGA from the coding sequence ATGAGCTACCCGGCCACGACCTACACGCCGTCCGCCCCCTCGATGCCGTTCGCGCCGAAGACGCCGGTGCCCGTGCGGCGCCCGACGCCCGTCGCCGCTCGGCCCACGGCCTACGCCACGCAGGCCGCGCGCTACCGCGACGCGGAGCTGGGGACGGCGACGCCGGGTCAGCTCGTCGTGATGCTGTACGACAAGATGCTGCTCACGCTCCGCCGCGCGCGCATCGCGTTCGACGCGAAGCAGATCGAGGTGCGGTGCGAGCAGATCCTGAAGGCGGGCGAGATGATCGCCGAGCTGCGCGCGTCGCTCGATCACCAGCACGGCGGCGCGATCGCGAAGCAGCTCGACGCGTTGTACAGCTTCATGCTGCGCGAGCTGCTCGCCGCGAACCGCAAGCAGGACGCGCGCAAGATCGACGGCGTGATCCGCATGGCGAGCGAGCTGCGCGACGCGTTCGCCCAGGTCGTGGCGGGCGGCGCGGGCGCGACGCCGGTGGCGCGCGGCGCGTGA
- the fliD gene encoding flagellar filament capping protein FliD: MADPISTIPGVSSGIDWASVVDQIIAVEKKPATRMQATLDDNSKKHDALELLRQAVSALQTAADGLRTGKALDAFTIGATGTDGSGRSVLAASVGTGAVTGTTSVAVTALATAQKTVAASGWSASQTLAADGGLLLGGKSVALKQGDTLAMVRDRINLQTGTTGVQASIVSMNANGTDQRLVLTGTKTGLANAFAVADDTSGALVASLGFDGSNAVDAGDASFTIDGGTTPVTRPTNVVTDALPGVTLTLTAKGTSTITVDRQAGAGASAVQSFVDAYNRLQSYAKSQSVSGATLQNDPILRSIRASLGTMTLTAAPVLDDNGNPTGIAADLAALGTLGVAVQKDGTLTFDRTKLDANYPSRMEDVKALLADRMGDFYDFARDITATSTGRIDKRESDMDTQTATIQARIDALNSRLDKKRTALLLRYAKFEASLGKLKSIGDTMSTQFTSLINSTKNS; the protein is encoded by the coding sequence ATGGCAGACCCGATCAGCACAATCCCCGGCGTCTCGAGCGGCATCGACTGGGCTTCCGTCGTCGACCAGATCATCGCGGTCGAGAAGAAGCCGGCGACGCGCATGCAGGCGACGCTCGACGACAACAGCAAGAAGCACGACGCGCTCGAGCTGCTGCGGCAGGCCGTGTCCGCGCTGCAGACGGCGGCCGACGGGCTGCGCACCGGCAAGGCGCTCGACGCGTTCACGATCGGCGCCACGGGCACCGACGGCAGCGGACGCAGCGTGCTCGCGGCGTCGGTGGGCACGGGCGCCGTCACCGGCACGACCTCCGTCGCCGTCACCGCGCTCGCCACGGCGCAGAAGACCGTCGCCGCCTCCGGCTGGAGCGCGTCGCAGACGCTCGCCGCGGACGGCGGCCTGCTCCTCGGCGGCAAGAGCGTCGCCCTGAAGCAGGGGGACACGCTGGCGATGGTCCGCGACCGGATCAACCTGCAGACCGGCACCACCGGCGTGCAGGCGTCGATCGTGTCGATGAATGCGAACGGCACCGACCAGCGGCTCGTGCTCACCGGCACGAAGACCGGCCTGGCGAACGCGTTCGCCGTCGCCGACGACACGAGCGGCGCGCTCGTCGCCTCGCTCGGCTTCGACGGCAGCAACGCGGTCGACGCGGGCGACGCGTCGTTCACGATCGACGGCGGGACCACGCCCGTGACGCGCCCGACCAACGTCGTCACCGACGCGCTCCCCGGCGTGACGCTCACGCTCACCGCGAAGGGGACGAGCACCATCACCGTGGACCGCCAGGCGGGCGCCGGCGCCAGCGCGGTGCAGTCGTTCGTCGACGCGTACAACCGCCTGCAGTCGTACGCCAAGTCGCAGAGCGTCAGCGGCGCCACGCTGCAGAACGATCCGATCCTGCGGTCGATCCGCGCTTCGCTCGGCACGATGACGCTGACCGCCGCGCCGGTGCTGGACGACAACGGCAATCCCACCGGCATCGCGGCCGACCTCGCGGCGTTAGGCACCCTCGGCGTCGCGGTGCAGAAGGACGGCACGCTGACGTTCGACCGCACGAAGCTCGACGCGAACTATCCGTCGCGCATGGAGGACGTGAAGGCGCTGCTCGCCGACCGGATGGGCGACTTCTACGACTTCGCGCGCGACATCACGGCGACGTCCACCGGCCGCATCGACAAGCGCGAGTCGGACATGGACACGCAGACCGCGACCATCCAGGCGCGCATCGACGCCCTGAACTCGCGGCTCGACAAGAAGCGCACCGCGCTCCTGCTCCGCTACGCGAAGTTCGAGGCGTCGCTCGGCAAGCTGAAGTCGATCGGCGACACGATGAGCACGCAGTTCACGAGTCTGATCAACAGCACCAAGAACAGTTGA